The following are from one region of the Sorghum bicolor cultivar BTx623 chromosome 2, Sorghum_bicolor_NCBIv3, whole genome shotgun sequence genome:
- the LOC8054797 gene encoding NAC domain-containing protein 83, translating into MERPAQAPTQLPPGFRFHPTDVELVVLYLRRQALARPLPAAVIPVVHDVARLDPWDLPGASEGEGYFFSLLRRAPATGRGSRRRRAGSGYWKATGKEKPVFLQCGGGVGGKGQLLVGVKTALAFHRSEPPAPSSRTGWIMHEYRLAVSRGVAEQREKNASQGCVAAPGEWVVCRVFLKNGARSRPNRDANSKALGHRASAAPPQPPPQHREDVGGRRQQPLLLSSSQSSSSSCVTGATDLADQDDEVSGGGGGISRDTPADPQREAY; encoded by the exons ATGGAGAGGCCTGCGCAGGCGCCCACGCAGCTGCCGCCGGGGTTCCGGTTTCACCCCACCGACGTGGAGCTGGTAGTGCTGTACCTCCGCCGGCAGGCCCTGGCTCGCCCGCTGCCGGCCGCCGTCATCCCCGTCGTCCACGACGTCGCCAGGCTCGATCCATGGGACCTCCCTG GGGCAAGCGAAGGGGAGGGCTACTTCTTCAGCCTGCTGCGGCGAGCGCCGGCGACCGGCCGTGGCAGCCGCAGGAGGAGAGCTGGAAGCGGGTACTGGAAGGCCACGGGGAAGGAGAAGCCGGTGTTCCTGcagtgcggcggcggcgttggcggCAAGGGGCAGCTGCTCGTGGGCGTCAAGACGGCGCTCGCCTTCCACCGCAGTGAGCCGCCGGCGCCGTCGTCGCGGACCGGCTGGATCATGCACGAGTACAGGCTCGCCGTGTCCCGCGGCGTGGCCGAGCAGAGAGAGAAGAATGCGAGCCAG GGTTGCGTTGCTGCGCCGGGAGAGTGGGTCGTGTGCCGGGTCTTCCTGAAGAACGGAGCAAGAAGCAGGCCGAACCGGGATGCCAACAGCAAAGCTCTGGGACACCGCGCCTCCgctgcgccgccgcagccgccacCGCAGCACCGGGAAGATGTGGGAGGACGACGGCAGCAGCCGTTGCTACTCTCGTCGTCGCAGTCGTCGTCCTCGAGCTGTGTCACCGGCGCTACCGACTTGGCAGACCAAGACGACGAagtcagcggcggcggcggcggcataaGCAGAGATACCCCAGCTGACCCTCAAAGAGAGGCCTACTAG
- the LOC8058977 gene encoding multiple organellar RNA editing factor 8, chloroplastic/mitochondrial produces MQNIHNIDGCDLEHWFVVMEPPPGDLDDPDVPREEIIDSYIKVLSKVVGSEEKARQKIYSVSTRHYFAFGALVSEEISHKIKELPNVRWVLPDSYLDVDNKDYGGEPFINGQAVPYDPKYHEQWLRNNACNSGGWHNDGLRSSRKMVRREVMQNFQNKDAIPGQGYNL; encoded by the exons ATGCAGAACATCCATAATATAGATGGTTGTGACCTTGAGCATTGGTTTGTTGTCATGGAGCCGCCCCCTGGGGATCTTGATGATCCTGATGTCCCACGAGAGGAGATCATTGACTCTTACATCAAGGTCCTCTCCAAGGTCGTTGGAAG CGAGGAAAAGGCAAGACAAAAGATCTATTCGGTGTCAACTCGTCATTATTTTGCTTTTGGTGCCCTGGTATCTGAGGAGATATCCCACAAAATCAAAG AATTGCCAAACGTCAGATGGGTTCTCCCTGATTCATACCTCGATGTTGATAACAAAGACTATGGAG GGGAACCTTTTATCAATGGACAAGCTGTCCCTTATGACCCAAAGTACCATGAGCAGTGGTTGAGAAACAATGCATGTAACTCTGGAGGCTGGCACAATGACGGGCTTCGTAGCTCAAGGAAAATGGTGAGAAGAGAGGTCATGCAAAACTTCCAGAACAAAGACGCAATCCCTGGGCAGGGATACAACTTGTAA
- the LOC110432757 gene encoding uncharacterized protein LOC110432757, whose translation MATMDVDNSPEQAELGRLLEQEKEQLMAKEMVSKLTSVCWDKCMTSTPGIPSPVPSALGFSSIAASSSRTLRLAKITSLLRGVGGGGGTRVHRPLASAVGSLLPAALRPSPSVSVPTRLFATQPVTSSRRDSSPNWDSRPPRETILHNDDCYYFASDDCGFTSDDDVFASPGLDGCDFEHWFVVMQPPPGDPGDPDVPREEIIDSYIKVLSKVVGR comes from the exons ATGGCGACCATGGACGTGGACAATTCACCAGAGCAGGCCGAGCTGGGGCGATTACTTGAG caagagaaggagcagctcatggCCAAGGAGATGGTCAGCAAGCTAACAAGTGTGTGCTGGGACAAATGCATGACCAGCACCCCCGGAA TCCCATCCCCGGTCCCCTCTGCTCTAGGATTTTCCTCCATAGCGGCGTCGTCTTCGCGCACGCTCCGACTCGCCAAGATCACTTCGCTCCTCCGCGGCgtaggaggaggcggcggtaCTCGCGTCCACCGACCGCTTGCCTCTGCGGTAGGGAGCCTCCTCCCGGCAGCGCTGCGCCCATCCCCGTCCGTGTCCGTGCCCACCAGGCTCTTCGCGACGCAGCCGGTCACGTCCTCGCGACGGGACTCGTCGCCGAACTGGGATAGCCGGCCGCCCAGGGAGACGATCCTCCACAACGACGACTGTTATTACTTCGCGTCCGATGACTGTGGCTTTACGTCCGACGACGACGTCTTCGCGTCCCCCGGCCTCGATGGCTGTGACTTCGAGCACTGGTTCGTTGTCATGCAGCCGCCCCCCGGGGATCCCGGAGATCCCGACGTCCCGCGAGAGGAGATCATCGACTCGTACATCAAGGTCCTCTCCAAAGTCGTTGGAAG ATGA